A genomic segment from Desulfurispirillum indicum S5 encodes:
- a CDS encoding copper-binding protein, translating into MKSAIFALVAIAGVITILSFTVMAHHDSNGMHNNGMHSSKMEMHGKMSGKHDQSDMHGKKEMHSKKGMHEGMHGEAAGEHHRASARGEVLAIGTDGKSLTIRHEPVAELGWPAMTMELALKHPALAEKVRVGDQITFELEQTSEFDYAITDIHGH; encoded by the coding sequence ATGAAATCAGCAATATTTGCTTTAGTCGCTATCGCAGGCGTTATCACCATCTTATCTTTCACCGTAATGGCCCATCATGACAGCAACGGCATGCACAATAATGGGATGCACTCGAGTAAAATGGAGATGCACGGCAAGATGTCGGGCAAGCATGATCAGAGTGATATGCATGGTAAAAAGGAAATGCACAGCAAGAAAGGCATGCACGAGGGTATGCATGGCGAGGCCGCTGGTGAGCATCACCGTGCCAGCGCCCGTGGCGAGGTGCTTGCCATTGGCACCGACGGCAAGAGTCTTACCATTCGCCATGAACCCGTAGCAGAGCTCGGCTGGCCAGCCATGACTATGGAATTGGCACTGAAACACCCTGCCCTGGCAGAAAAGGTTCGTGTTGGCGACCAGATCACCTTCGAACTGGAGCAAACCTCTGAATTCGATTACGCCATAACAGACATTCACGGTCACTGA
- a CDS encoding helix-turn-helix transcriptional regulator: MSQQQFVRIAEAADLLGVSRQCIYQYIYSGRLTKYVDKRHPKRIYVDMNEVSELTRPSIVRADQLPDE, encoded by the coding sequence ATGAGCCAGCAGCAGTTTGTGCGTATTGCTGAAGCGGCAGATCTCCTCGGTGTTTCTCGCCAGTGCATCTACCAGTATATCTACAGTGGTCGCCTGACAAAGTACGTCGATAAGCGGCATCCAAAAAGAATCTACGTGGACATGAACGAGGTCAGTGAGTTGACACGGCCCAGTATTGTGCGGGCTGATCAGCTGCCTGACGAATAG
- a CDS encoding heavy metal translocating P-type ATPase — MERAEQHPTKTVEFVVPGMGSGHCAGIIRHTLGRHSGIQDIQTHIATHKVRITFEQTTISVDSLRQAIENAGYDVVGQSSEEHDREALSEDEDGESRHLAMTYCNMWIALVPATLIMALMVPHMFWQPVPGYLAIISLLAFPVVFLHGGAQTHRSAWRSLKNRTANMDVLISLGSLPPYFLGLLGFFTPMTSFTEMAATIMAFHLIGRYLEARAKGRASMAIRRLLTMGAKHAWVERPEGEVQIPVAQLVPGDIIIVRPGEKVASDGEIIDGQSHVDESLATGESLPVYKATGDPVIGATINKEGRLRVRVTRIGKESFLSQVIQLVEQAQSSRIPVQEFADRMTGRFVPLVVLISLASLTTWLLAGEALRPILYWGAEFLPWVNPEASTVVVALLAAIAVLVIACPCALGLATPTALMVGAGVGAENGILIRSGEAIQTFREVKTVLLDKTGTITEGKPHITKIHSLENTDEATILLLAASVEHASEHPLVKAIVEAARERDMNPLEVTDFQSVTGAGVKGTVEGKAILVGNQRIFAHQEIQIGEAATRVQADLETDGSTVMGLAVDGKVVGLIALRDTIKERSAMAIRAMKQNGLRVVMVTGDNKAAARAIAREVGIDEVQAGVLPEGKVDAVRMWQQRTGTRVAMVGDGINDAPALKQADVGIALGAGADVAIEAADVTLIRNDLTGVVEAMHLSKATFRKVVENLIWASSYNAAAIPIAAAGLLHPMIGVIAMVASSLSVIGNSLLLRRTARNFPRWQS, encoded by the coding sequence ATGGAACGCGCCGAGCAGCACCCCACCAAAACTGTGGAGTTTGTTGTGCCGGGAATGGGCTCCGGTCACTGCGCCGGTATCATCCGCCATACCCTTGGTCGCCATTCAGGAATTCAGGACATCCAGACCCATATCGCTACCCACAAGGTCAGGATAACCTTTGAACAAACCACAATTTCTGTAGATTCGCTGCGCCAGGCCATTGAAAATGCCGGTTACGATGTGGTGGGGCAAAGCAGCGAAGAGCATGACCGGGAAGCCTTGTCAGAGGATGAGGATGGTGAAAGCCGCCACCTTGCCATGACCTATTGCAACATGTGGATTGCCCTGGTGCCCGCCACACTTATTATGGCGCTGATGGTGCCCCACATGTTCTGGCAGCCTGTACCAGGCTATCTGGCAATCATCAGCCTGCTGGCATTCCCGGTGGTCTTTCTCCATGGAGGTGCCCAGACCCACCGCTCCGCCTGGCGCTCCCTGAAAAACCGCACCGCAAACATGGACGTACTTATCTCCCTGGGGAGTCTGCCGCCCTACTTTCTTGGATTGCTGGGCTTTTTCACGCCCATGACATCGTTCACCGAAATGGCCGCCACCATCATGGCCTTTCACCTCATTGGCCGCTATCTGGAAGCCAGAGCAAAGGGGCGTGCCTCCATGGCCATTCGTCGCCTGCTGACCATGGGTGCCAAGCATGCCTGGGTGGAGCGTCCCGAGGGTGAAGTGCAGATCCCGGTCGCTCAGCTGGTACCGGGCGATATTATTATTGTACGCCCTGGCGAGAAGGTGGCCAGTGATGGCGAAATTATAGATGGCCAGAGTCACGTGGATGAGTCCCTGGCAACAGGTGAGTCTTTGCCTGTCTATAAAGCCACAGGTGACCCGGTAATCGGGGCAACCATCAACAAGGAAGGGCGTCTGCGCGTCCGCGTGACCCGTATAGGCAAGGAGAGCTTTCTTTCGCAGGTTATCCAGCTGGTGGAGCAGGCGCAGAGTTCCCGCATTCCCGTTCAGGAATTTGCCGACCGGATGACTGGTCGCTTTGTTCCCCTGGTGGTGCTCATTTCTCTGGCAAGCCTGACAACTTGGCTCCTGGCCGGGGAAGCATTGCGGCCCATCCTGTACTGGGGCGCAGAGTTTCTCCCCTGGGTGAACCCGGAGGCTTCAACCGTGGTAGTGGCGCTGCTTGCGGCAATTGCTGTCCTGGTTATCGCCTGTCCATGCGCCCTGGGACTGGCAACACCCACCGCACTCATGGTAGGCGCTGGCGTTGGAGCTGAAAACGGTATCCTTATTCGCTCCGGCGAGGCTATCCAGACATTTCGTGAGGTAAAAACCGTCTTGCTGGATAAGACGGGCACCATAACCGAAGGCAAGCCGCACATTACCAAGATACACTCCCTGGAGAACACCGACGAAGCCACCATTCTGCTGTTGGCCGCATCGGTGGAGCATGCTTCCGAGCACCCTTTGGTCAAGGCCATTGTTGAGGCAGCCCGAGAGCGTGACATGAACCCGCTGGAGGTCACTGACTTCCAGTCAGTAACGGGAGCTGGTGTCAAGGGAACCGTTGAGGGCAAAGCCATCCTGGTGGGTAACCAGCGTATCTTTGCCCATCAGGAGATTCAGATTGGCGAAGCGGCAACCAGGGTGCAGGCAGATCTGGAAACTGATGGGAGCACGGTGATGGGTCTGGCTGTTGATGGCAAAGTTGTGGGGCTCATCGCCCTGCGAGACACCATCAAGGAGCGCTCGGCTATGGCAATACGGGCCATGAAGCAAAACGGATTGCGGGTTGTCATGGTCACCGGTGACAATAAGGCGGCCGCCAGAGCCATTGCCCGTGAAGTGGGCATCGACGAAGTGCAGGCGGGAGTATTGCCTGAAGGCAAAGTGGACGCCGTTCGCATGTGGCAACAACGCACCGGAACCCGCGTAGCCATGGTGGGGGACGGAATCAATGATGCGCCAGCCCTGAAGCAGGCCGATGTGGGTATTGCCCTGGGAGCAGGGGCTGATGTGGCCATTGAAGCCGCAGACGTCACCCTGATTCGCAACGACCTGACAGGAGTGGTTGAAGCCATGCATCTGTCAAAGGCCACATTCCGCAAAGTGGTGGAAAACCTCATCTGGGCCAGCAGCTACAATGCCGCAGCCATACCCATTGCAGCGGCGGGGCTGCTGCATCCCATGATCGGGGTTATTGCCATGGTGGCCAGCTCCCTCTCGGTCATCGGCAACTCCCTCTTGTTGCGCCGTACAGCACGCAACTTTCCCCGGTGGCAGTCATGA
- a CDS encoding DUF2933 domain-containing protein — MKRSIFCGRKIFTIAMLLAAALVMVLLLSGTISLEDGRWIWLVPIVLCLGMHLLMHRGHGKHREDDDHEHSNRNKPFD, encoded by the coding sequence ATGAAGCGCTCCATTTTCTGCGGCAGGAAAATATTCACCATTGCCATGCTGCTGGCAGCGGCTCTGGTCATGGTGCTCCTGCTGAGCGGAACCATAAGCCTCGAAGACGGTCGCTGGATCTGGCTTGTCCCCATTGTTCTGTGTCTGGGCATGCATCTGCTTATGCACCGGGGCCATGGCAAGCACCGTGAAGACGATGACCATGAGCATTCAAACCGCAATAAACCCTTCGATTGA
- a CDS encoding helix-turn-helix transcriptional regulator, whose amino-acid sequence MQQSFIRAYEAAEILGVSRQCIYQHISTGKLTKYVDRKRRRDVYVDYGEVMELQQPQIIRADEKSPRA is encoded by the coding sequence ATGCAGCAATCTTTTATTCGAGCCTATGAAGCCGCAGAAATCCTTGGTGTAAGCCGACAGTGCATTTATCAGCATATTTCCACGGGAAAGCTTACCAAGTATGTTGATCGTAAGCGCCGCAGAGACGTCTACGTAGATTACGGAGAGGTCATGGAACTCCAACAACCCCAAATAATCAGAGCTGACGAAAAAAGTCCCCGGGCATAG
- a CDS encoding TIGR04255 family protein, translating to MPETAAEAINIVKVILMCTLPSKLQNDAIIESILEIQFNANVPDDAVYGLVYPTLNRHYPNTTTLPITNIPEEIRRTDPSLRYHAWYTFEKHPLRINLGPRSIAFINTKPYLGWNDWSTHINHVLGEIKEINLINSVERIGLRYINFFNEKILNKAHIKLQIAKKEIDNESTSVRTEFISGEYTIILQIGSNVNAFSGDSNLLGSIIDIDCIILKSMDSGEFFNKFSSLTEEAHKKGKQLFFELIGNELLESLNAAPGGEQ from the coding sequence GTGCCTGAAACAGCTGCAGAAGCTATAAACATAGTAAAGGTCATTCTCATGTGTACACTACCTTCGAAGCTTCAAAACGATGCCATCATCGAGTCAATTTTAGAAATACAGTTCAATGCAAATGTTCCTGACGACGCTGTCTATGGGTTGGTCTACCCTACACTGAATCGTCATTACCCAAACACAACAACTCTACCAATAACTAACATACCAGAAGAAATTCGAAGAACAGACCCTAGTTTACGCTATCATGCCTGGTATACCTTTGAGAAACACCCACTTAGGATCAACCTAGGTCCAAGATCAATTGCATTTATTAACACAAAGCCATATCTTGGCTGGAATGATTGGTCAACTCATATCAACCATGTACTAGGGGAAATAAAGGAAATCAACTTAATTAATAGTGTTGAGAGAATAGGGCTCAGATACATTAATTTCTTTAATGAAAAAATACTTAATAAGGCGCATATAAAACTGCAAATAGCTAAAAAAGAAATTGACAATGAGTCAACTAGTGTCAGAACTGAGTTCATTAGCGGTGAGTATACTATTATTTTGCAAATTGGCAGCAATGTTAATGCTTTTTCTGGCGATTCAAACTTACTAGGATCGATAATTGACATAGATTGCATTATTTTAAAGTCAATGGACTCAGGCGAATTTTTCAACAAGTTCTCATCACTTACAGAAGAAGCGCATAAAAAAGGAAAACAATTGTTTTTTGAACTTATTGGAAATGAGTTATTGGAGTCGCTTAACGCAGCACCTGGAGGTGAACAATGA
- the dapB gene encoding 4-hydroxy-tetrahydrodipicolinate reductase translates to MLKIAIMGVTGRMGTTILNLVEKSDHCQLAAAIDAPTSPYLGKDSGEIAGFGTNGIVITDDLEAALSEADVVIDFTHADATAGNAPRLAKIGIPLVIGTTGLSAEGQAAINAAAQHIPIVFAPNMSTGVNVTLKLLEMAATIFGDDYDVEVVEAHHNRKKDAPSGTAMKMAQVLAQTLKRDLATDAVYHREGMIGERTKKEIGIQTIRGGDIVGDHTVFFCGPGERVEITHRAHSRDTFASGAIRAATWVHHQPAGLYSMFDVLGLK, encoded by the coding sequence ATGCTGAAAATAGCCATCATGGGCGTTACCGGGCGCATGGGAACCACCATACTCAACCTGGTGGAAAAAAGTGACCACTGCCAGCTCGCCGCCGCCATCGACGCCCCCACATCACCCTACCTGGGCAAGGACAGCGGCGAAATCGCCGGATTCGGCACCAATGGCATCGTTATCACCGACGACCTGGAAGCCGCCCTTAGCGAAGCTGACGTGGTCATCGACTTCACCCACGCCGACGCCACCGCCGGCAACGCCCCCCGACTGGCCAAAATCGGCATCCCCCTCGTCATCGGCACCACCGGACTCAGCGCCGAAGGCCAGGCAGCCATCAATGCCGCCGCTCAGCATATCCCCATCGTCTTTGCCCCCAACATGAGCACCGGGGTGAACGTGACCCTGAAACTGCTGGAAATGGCCGCCACTATCTTTGGCGACGACTACGACGTGGAAGTGGTGGAAGCCCACCACAACCGCAAAAAAGACGCCCCCAGCGGCACCGCCATGAAAATGGCCCAGGTACTGGCTCAGACCCTCAAGCGGGATCTGGCCACCGACGCCGTGTATCATCGAGAAGGCATGATCGGTGAACGCACCAAAAAGGAGATCGGCATCCAGACCATCCGCGGCGGCGATATCGTCGGCGACCACACCGTCTTCTTCTGTGGCCCCGGCGAGCGCGTGGAAATCACCCACCGCGCCCACAGCCGCGACACCTTTGCCAGCGGAGCCATACGCGCCGCCACCTGGGTACACCATCAACCCGCCGGCCTCTACAGTATGTTTGATGTTCTGGGCCTGAAATAA
- the dapA gene encoding 4-hydroxy-tetrahydrodipicolinate synthase, with product MQQLQGAIVAIITPFRNGKFDEDAYRQLIENQIENGISGIVPCGTTGESTTLSHEEHQRVIRVCIEQVAGRVPVIAGTGSNSTAEAISLTEHALKDGADAALSVTPYYNKPSQEGLYQHYRELDRIGIPIVLYNVPGRCGVDLLPETVARLAELDNIVAIKDATSSMIVASEIRRLCGDKITLLSGDDLTALGQMALGGRGVISVISNIIPGPWSQMAALALAGDFAAACEIHDRYFHLNRLLYLEANPIPVKTAVAMMGKCADEFRLPLTNLSPGNREILAKELARLELIRA from the coding sequence ATGCAGCAGTTACAAGGAGCCATCGTTGCCATCATCACCCCCTTCAGAAACGGCAAGTTTGATGAAGACGCGTACCGGCAGCTGATCGAAAATCAGATTGAAAACGGCATCAGCGGCATCGTTCCCTGCGGAACCACCGGAGAAAGCACCACCCTCTCCCACGAGGAACACCAGCGCGTAATCCGCGTCTGCATTGAGCAAGTAGCCGGAAGAGTTCCCGTCATCGCCGGAACCGGCTCAAACTCCACCGCCGAAGCCATCAGCCTGACCGAACACGCCCTCAAGGATGGTGCCGACGCCGCCCTCTCCGTAACGCCATACTACAACAAGCCCAGCCAGGAAGGCCTCTACCAGCACTACCGTGAGCTGGATCGCATTGGCATTCCCATCGTCCTCTACAACGTCCCCGGACGCTGCGGAGTCGACCTGCTGCCCGAAACGGTCGCCCGCCTCGCCGAACTGGACAACATCGTCGCCATCAAGGATGCCACCTCCAGCATGATCGTCGCCTCGGAGATCCGCCGCCTGTGTGGCGACAAAATCACCCTGCTCTCCGGCGACGACCTCACCGCCCTTGGGCAGATGGCCCTGGGAGGACGAGGCGTCATATCCGTCATATCCAACATCATCCCCGGCCCATGGAGCCAGATGGCCGCCCTCGCCCTCGCGGGCGACTTTGCCGCCGCCTGCGAAATCCACGACCGCTACTTCCACCTCAATCGCCTGCTCTACCTGGAAGCCAATCCCATTCCCGTCAAAACCGCCGTTGCCATGATGGGTAAGTGTGCCGATGAATTTCGCCTGCCCCTGACCAACCTCAGCCCAGGCAACCGGGAGATCCTCGCCAAAGAGCTGGCGCGCCTGGAACTGATCCGCGCATAA
- the dapF gene encoding diaminopimelate epimerase, producing the protein MNTFSHAGWNGSFTKISGTGNDFIVINDLARTINYRSIQEIIPRMCHRHFGIGADGVIFIQQNAPTDIQWHFYNADGSRAEMCGNGARCAARYIFSQGIVHENSFNLHTEAGMIGIRLDEQRLIGVQLTKPHDHRSKYTIKTIKTEYLLSSINTGVPHAVLQVSDIESFDLMNMAPEIRFHEMYASGTNVNIYEKVAPDTIRVRTYERGVEGETLSCGTGSVAAAIVACLDDSEVSTEVHVITNGGELFISFDRALNSVTMTGDAHILFTGTITPDLINNKLQLTEKEV; encoded by the coding sequence GTGAATACTTTTTCCCATGCTGGCTGGAACGGCTCATTCACCAAAATCAGCGGCACCGGCAATGACTTCATTGTCATCAACGACCTGGCCCGCACCATCAACTACCGCTCCATCCAGGAGATCATTCCCCGCATGTGCCATCGCCACTTCGGCATCGGTGCCGACGGAGTGATCTTTATCCAGCAGAACGCCCCCACCGACATCCAGTGGCACTTCTACAACGCCGATGGCTCCCGGGCCGAAATGTGCGGCAATGGCGCCCGCTGCGCAGCACGGTATATATTCTCCCAGGGCATCGTGCACGAAAACAGCTTTAACCTGCACACCGAAGCCGGCATGATCGGAATCCGCCTGGATGAGCAGCGGCTCATCGGCGTTCAACTCACCAAACCCCACGATCACCGCAGCAAGTACACCATCAAAACCATCAAGACTGAATACCTGCTCTCCAGCATCAATACCGGCGTTCCCCATGCCGTGCTGCAGGTGTCGGATATTGAAAGCTTCGACCTCATGAACATGGCCCCGGAAATCCGCTTCCACGAAATGTACGCCAGCGGAACCAACGTCAACATCTACGAGAAGGTAGCACCGGATACCATCCGCGTGCGCACCTACGAGCGGGGCGTGGAAGGTGAGACCCTCTCCTGCGGAACCGGCAGCGTCGCCGCCGCCATCGTCGCCTGCCTTGACGACAGCGAAGTTTCAACGGAAGTTCACGTTATCACCAACGGCGGCGAACTGTTTATTTCCTTTGACAGAGCGCTGAATTCCGTTACCATGACCGGCGATGCCCACATTCTTTTCACCGGGACCATCACTCCAGACCTGATAAACAACAAACTCCAGCTTACGGAAAAAGAGGTATAG
- the lysA gene encoding diaminopimelate decarboxylase, producing the protein MDFFTYHNGELHCEEVPLSRIAQEVGTPVYVYSQRTLERHAQVFTQAFANLNAMICFAVKSNSNIHILRVLAEQGIGADIVSGGELYRALKAGIPREKILFAGVGKKADEMEYALSEDIFMFNVESMEELDLLQATAKRLNKTASVALRVNPDVDARTHPYISTGLKENKFGIPMESALESYRYAHSLSCIRVRGIHCHIGSQLTAIEPFVDAFVIIKNLVRELLSENIPIEYIDMGGGLGITYDQEKPPLPTELAAAIAPHLKEVPCRLILEPGRAIAGNTGAFLTRVLFTKDNGSRKFLIVDGAMNDLARPSLYGSFHDIRPAVVREGNTEVVDIVGPVCESGDFFAKNRPLPPCHPGDILSLMSAGAYGFTMSSNYNSRPRAAEVLVSGDRYRVIRQRETYEDLTRLEELS; encoded by the coding sequence ATGGACTTTTTTACGTACCACAATGGCGAACTGCACTGCGAAGAGGTGCCCCTGTCACGCATAGCACAGGAAGTGGGCACCCCGGTTTACGTCTACTCCCAGCGAACTCTGGAGCGTCACGCCCAGGTCTTCACCCAGGCCTTTGCCAACCTGAATGCCATGATCTGCTTTGCCGTCAAGTCCAATAGCAATATTCATATCCTGCGCGTTCTGGCGGAACAGGGCATCGGAGCTGACATTGTCAGTGGTGGCGAACTCTATCGTGCTCTGAAGGCGGGGATCCCCCGCGAGAAGATTCTCTTTGCCGGTGTCGGCAAAAAAGCCGATGAGATGGAGTACGCCCTCAGTGAGGACATCTTCATGTTCAATGTGGAGAGCATGGAAGAGCTTGACCTGCTGCAGGCAACCGCCAAGCGCCTGAACAAGACCGCTTCCGTCGCACTGCGCGTCAACCCCGATGTGGACGCCCGCACCCACCCCTATATCTCCACCGGCCTCAAGGAAAACAAATTCGGCATTCCCATGGAAAGCGCTCTGGAAAGCTACCGCTACGCCCACAGTCTCTCCTGCATCCGCGTGCGGGGCATCCACTGCCACATCGGCAGCCAGCTGACCGCCATAGAGCCCTTTGTGGATGCCTTCGTCATCATTAAAAACCTGGTTCGCGAGCTGCTGTCAGAAAATATTCCCATCGAATATATCGACATGGGTGGCGGCCTGGGCATCACCTACGACCAGGAAAAACCCCCACTGCCTACGGAGCTGGCCGCTGCCATCGCGCCGCACCTGAAGGAAGTTCCCTGCAGACTCATCCTGGAGCCAGGACGAGCTATCGCCGGCAACACCGGAGCCTTCCTCACCCGTGTCCTCTTCACCAAGGACAATGGCTCCCGGAAATTCCTGATCGTCGACGGCGCCATGAACGACCTGGCCCGTCCCTCCCTCTACGGCAGTTTCCATGACATCCGCCCCGCCGTGGTCCGCGAGGGGAATACGGAAGTGGTGGATATCGTTGGCCCCGTGTGTGAGTCCGGCGACTTCTTCGCTAAAAATCGTCCTTTACCCCCCTGCCACCCCGGCGATATACTCAGCCTCATGAGCGCCGGAGCCTATGGTTTCACCATGAGCTCCAACTACAATTCCCGCCCCCGGGCCGCAGAGGTTCTGGTAAGCGGCGACCGCTACCGGGTCATCCGGCAGCGGGAAACCTATGAAGACCTGACAAGACTTGAGGAACTATCGTGA